In the Podospora pseudocomata strain CBS 415.72m chromosome 5, whole genome shotgun sequence genome, one interval contains:
- a CDS encoding hypothetical protein (EggNog:ENOG503Q0BQ; COG:S), whose translation MKSPRRFYALVGLCLLVFVNTVAAGAKQVSLEHELLALPPCALPCVVDAIRDAKCSAHDNECICSSARFDKEAHFCVRTHCAPRETLAAKNITYQWCDHPNEGDRTLLPAFSIFLGLAIAAVALRLVARVVTEAWFWWDDLCNFFAIAGCAAYTGLYIEAVHFGMGKDIWFVPFDNITKIMQTYFATMLTYVTTRFFIRASIILFYLRVFPAQSSFRLGKVIVWTGVFNIIYTIAFFFASLLQCQPISAFWTAWEGVGKDQCINLNAMAWSAAATGIAFDLWLLALPFPQLLSLNLHWKKKLMGSMMFLVGAAVIVISLIRLKTINATTRAVNPTKDTVDLSLWSGIEIDVGVICPCLPSFRLLLRKVLPRLMGESTRSYELDPISKGEGGVTVTTKISAHIEPSGNNGIFLRPHKDSNTGRSCESVTGLVELSDEETTTPLIAKPDPHICGLRLNSTKDHPFTSVHAGLDIPTLSLRDHSDYQSFRWGEGECYAMAFADDHTIIIIPPDWRTNLKIITISHNAMKKRADENGCYIRPGQNVGMSANQSVRKLRVPGVIFNSHLSWVDHTRHLRVKVLKTEQYMRRISSSIRGPPTWQMRSLFCSNVRPVLFYAGTAWYLPDNKRHADSWNTALKMLEAAQRQFHRARHDQLSDHYKNLHAISDRPIKVFGNRKYRLIASQHPIIKAYAHAARYHPRLLRWSLSRPPTVPNGTTRNTHSRLLVIDPGLKYVKDINPNLVKGRRSERVFTVDACLLGNHRQPAFRRLGRYDFWIAWVVRLPRYDGNKRSFQCGMVFGAPELDFAAGGELSSML comes from the exons ATGAAGAGTCCCCGACGTTTTTACGCCCTTGTTGGGCTGTGTCTCTTGGTATTCGTCAACACGGTCGCCGCCGGCGCGAAGCAAGTCTCGCTGGAGCATGAGCTCCTCGCGCTACCACCATGCGCG TTGCCCTGCGTCGTGGACGCAATCCGGGACGCCAAGTGTTCCGCACACGACAACGAATGCATATGCTCGTCGGCGAGGTTCGACAAAGAGGCCCACTTCTGCGTTCGCACCCATTGCGCCCCGAGGGAGACTCTCG CGGCCAAAAACATTACGTATCAATGGTGCGACCATCCCAACGAGGGAGACCGGACGCTTCTCCCCgccttttccatctttttGGGTCTCGCCATTGCCGCCGTGGCTCTGCGGTTGGTAGCCCGAGTGGTGACGGAGGCCTGGTTCTGGTGGGATGATTTGTGCAACTTTTTCGCCATT GCTGGGTGTGCTGCGTACACGGGGTTGTACATCGAGGCGGTCCattttgggatgggaaaagACATCTGGTTCGTGCCGTttgacaacatcaccaagatcATGCAGACGTATTTTGCCACCATGTTGACGTACGTGACGACTCGATTCTTCATCCGCgcctccatcatcctctttTACCTGCGAGTCTTTCCCGCGCAGTCCAGCTTTAGGCTGGGCAAGGTGATTGTCTGGACGGGCGTGTTCAACATTATTTACACtatcgccttcttcttcgcctccttgCTTCAGTGCCAACCGATATCAGCGTTTTGGACGGCGTGGGAGGGCGTTGGGAAGGATCAGTgcatcaacctcaacgcGATGGCTtggtcggcggcggcgacagGGATAGCGTTTGATTTATGGCTGCTGGCTTTGCCGTTTCCGCAGCTGCTGTCGCTTAATCTGCactggaagaagaagttgaTGGGGTCGATGATGTTTCTTGTGGGCGCAGC TGTGATTGTCATCAGCTTGATCCGGCTCAAGACTATCAACGCGACCACCCGGGCTGTCAACCCTACTA AGGATACGGTGGACCTTTCCCTGTGGAGTGGCATCGAAATCGACGTGGGCGTTATCTGTCCCTGCCTGCCTAGCTTCCGACTCCTCCTGCGAAAGGTCCTACCGCGCCTGATGGGAGAGTCTACAAGGTCGTACGAGCTTGACCCGATCTCcaagggggaaggaggcgtGACGGTGACGACCAAGATCTCGGCCCATATTGAGCCGTCGGGGAATAATGGGATATTCTTGCGGCCGCACAAGGACTCGAACACGGGGAGGAGCTGTGAGAGTGTTACTGGACTGGTGGAGCTGTCGGATGAGGAGA ccaccacccctcTGATCGCCAAGCCAGACCCTCACATTTGCGGCCTCAGACTCAACAGCACCAAAGACCACCCCTTCACCAGTGTCCACGCCGGCCTTGACATTCCCACCCTGAGCCTGCGCGACCACTCGGATTACCAGTCCTTccgatggggggagggggagtgttACGCCATGGCGTTTGCCGAcgaccacaccatcatcatcatccctcccGACTGGCGGACCAACCTcaagatcatcaccatctcgcACAACGCCATGAAGAAACGGGCTGACGAGAACGGGTGTTACATTCGCCCCGGCCAA AATGTCGGCATGTCGGCCAACCAGTCCGTGCGCAAGCTGCGCGTCCCGGGTGTGATTTTCAACAGTCATCTCAGCTGGGTTGATCATACCAGACAT CTTCGAGTCAAGGTTCTCAAAACCGAGCAGTATATGCGGCGAATCTCCAGCTCCATCAGAGGACCCCCGACGTGGCAGATGCGAAGTCTCTTCTGCTCCAATGTTCGACCCGTGCTTTTCTACGCCGGCACCGCGTGGTACCTGCCCGACAACAAGCGACATGCGGACAGCTGGAACACGGCCTTGAAGATGCTCGAAGCGGCTCAGAGGCAAT TCCACCGTGCTCGTCATGATCAGCTTTCTGACCACTACAAGAATCTCCACGCCATCAGTGACAGACCAATCAAGGTGTTTGGAAACAGGAAGTATCGTCTCATCGCCTCGcaacatcccatcatcaaggccTACGCACACGCTGCGCGCTACCACCCAAGACTGCTGAGATGGAGCTTGAGCAGGCCTCCAACTGTCCCAAACGGCACCACCCGAAACACACACTCTCGCCTCTTAGTTATTGACCCAGGGCTGAAGTATGTCAAGGACATCAATCCGAATCTCGTCAAAGGTAGGAGGTCAGAGCGCGTCTTCACCGTCGACGCTTGCTTGCTCGGCAATCATCGACAACCG GCCTTTCGAAGGCTGGGACGATACGACTTTTGGATTGCGTGGGTCGTTCGGCTTCCGCGGTACGATGGGAACAAACGCAGTTTTCAATGCGGCATGGTGTTTGGTGCGCCGGAACTTGACTTTGcggccggtggtgag CTTTCTTCGATGCTTTGA
- a CDS encoding hypothetical protein (EggNog:ENOG503PQZB) yields MCYYQRIIHTCGHTFHIPLFDRPCAHVGTPECRPRHLLERLKNARKCSACTTPEDLAESKRDARRRRRCPSRRERRAMMKKASSSQL; encoded by the coding sequence aTGTGCTACTACCAACGCATAATCCACACCTGCGGCCATAccttccacatccccctcttcGACCGCCCCTGCGCCCACGTGGGCACCCCCGAGTGCCGcccccgccacctcctcgaGCGCCTCAAAAACGCCCGCAAGTGCTCCGCCTGCACCACGCCCGAGGACCTCGCCGAGAGCAAGCGTGacgcccgccgccgccgccgctgcccctCTCGCCGCGAGCGAAGggccatgatgaagaaggcctcgTCTTCCCAGCTTTGA
- a CDS encoding hypothetical protein (EggNog:ENOG503P519), which translates to MRVHASVGALASLAWLSSAAAVPRAEDWALTDTTCTTTTSGQATVIVLPGESAASYTLPSVFTFTLPADGGAGSGSLVSSGLANGPSFASSTCESSETPVVPAIPTSSAPVISTVTVPVLTVTLPSPPLSSTGPDATPVATATVPGEAASNSVGVVTVTIPEGPSDTATVVLTVTVPQGSGSPGAWSTIITAPGVSGAPAGPLVTVTIFTSPASAAPGSPTTSIDWWGSDSTAFVTIPLDTGYGSDISLAPYTLTYTLPVAPGLTDLSIATVTVTPADLSIPTGVGPFATETLSSGASSWSYVPAPPGTSVVSFTVSASGTIPGYTGVITVTPGMSWGLPTPVSVSGDQSGTATPTAPALVTVTVTSPSQLPTPSSGFATPSVVTVTPSLGLPAPSIVTVTPTVITTTPSSGLPTPSIVAVTYTVPASQGSPASEVTPPTSQVVTTVAPSASQTIVTVTPGVEPASPGLVVTTITPLSGTPVVITLPDTGTPLVPATSAWTTQAFVTETIVSNSVVTITPPSGPPETIASESVVTVTPPSGPPVVVTIPQSVAFTVPTGVSGTTQAFVTETIASESVITVTPPSGPPVVVTIPQSVAFTVPTGVSGFPPGTTQAFVTETIASESVITVTPPSGPPVVVTIPESIAFTVPTGTPPFSAGLSSSTSGTVPPQTVIVSQVTISQTISLGPGSSTVVAVTTQVTLPADSTPTLSESGVLVTPSLATYTIADSYGNPTILTQWTIVPVSPSSSSAGGGGGDGVDGTLSSPTRTVQFTTISPIAPASVITILPSVVPSVITIWPSTDSFLTSFVSSTLEVQSGSASPSEITLWPLPTSTDTTCTTFSTGHGSPTISGLGSATSPSSLSVITLWPSTTSPPYSVITIWPSAGDSALAGWPTTSTCNESPAILTSVILLSSVSTPFTPFGTPAISQSSDSGVVVAPTETGQALGSQGLDTSAGALPESTELPASQPENTESPPSQPENTEAPANESEDLMPPPQTQFNRHGQHARTTTLVVLSDSTFGGYAFSSPAAGYGDLPPGYGNPVETAQASSSQGIFFTDSSLPVSQPASVDISFTASVLPISTTSTADLAAMLSSIMSVLSPNATIVSGPGPVLTSVPAASDNSTSSTQPSLTSTTYASSSSDLLLTSDSIVPTVTALPTTASSMLANISSLTAAPIATSFASTSPNVSTSSRGLPGSTCGAVGDRGAVVFKFDDIPTISTDNDTEASSFPAMPVPFPYHRFFFSNGFSVVPPPRTKFKASSGQQLIQHNSSVSPVAEFGLAELRSNPCFHFSFLGVSLGCDSTSDPCVFNMTGLRWNGTDDVVEARHTFEVAACSKKTDCSLSHQVLDSAAALPFSNLTSLNISLSVAGKPETWWADDLQIAWADNDCTVAACRSRVPNTIMIPRISQPFASRAKRLLRWAVRGKDDKFY; encoded by the exons ATGCGTGTCCACGCCTCTGTTGGGGCTCTGGCCAGTCTAGCCTGGCTATCCTCTGCGGCCGCCGTACCACGGGC GGAGGATTGGGCCCTCACCGACACAACATGCACCACTACGACGTCTGGCCAGGCCACTGTTATCGTTCTTCCCGGCGAGTCCGCTGCGTCTTACACGCTTCCGTCAGTTTTCACATTCACTCTTCCCGCcgatggtggtgccggcTCTGGTTCCTTGGTTTCTTCTGGCTTGGCAAACGGACCCTCTTTcgcctcttccacctgcGAGTCCTCGGAAACTCCTGTTGTTCCTGCCATTCCCACTTCTTCGGCGCCAGTCATTAGCACCGTTACAGTCCCCGTCTTGACGGTGACGCTTCCAAGCCCGCCACTTTCTTCCACTGGTCCAGATGCAACACCAGTCGCTACAGCGACTGTACCCGGGGAGGCTGCTTCCAATTCTGTGGGCGTTGTGACGGTCACTATCCCAGAGGGTCCCAGTGATACAGCTACCGTGGTTTTGACCGTTACCGTTCCCCAAGGTTCTGGGAGCCCTGGAGCCTggtccaccatcatcactgcTCCTGGTGTTTCCGGTGCCCCGGCCGGCCCTCTTGTCACtgtcaccatcttcacctcgCCTGCCTCGGCGGCGCCCGGTTCCCCGACAACTTCCATCGACTGGTGGGGCTCTGACTCGACGGCCTTTGTCACCATTCCACTCGACACTGGCTACGGATCTGACATTTCGCTGGCGCCATACACCCTCACGTACACGCTGCCCGTGGCCCCGGGTTTGACCGATTTGTCGATTGCCACGGTGACTGTGACCCCGGCGGACCTTTCGATACCTACAGGCGTTGGACCCTTTGCGACAGAGACCCTGTCGTCGGGCGCGTCTTCTTGGTCGTATGTTCCTGCGCCGCCAGGCACTTCCGTCGTCAGCTTCACCGTCTCGGCCAGCGGCACTATTCCTGGTTATACTGGCGTCATCACCGTCACACCAGGCATGTCTTGGGGCCTTCCTACGCCAGTCTCCGTATCTGGGGACCAGTCAGGGACCGCTACACCTACCGCACCTGCCCTTGTCACTGTAACTGTCACGTCTCCTTCGCAACTTCCCACGCCTTCGTCTGGTTTTGCGACGCCTTCTGTTGTGACCGTGACACCTTCCTTGGGCCTTCCTGCGCCTTCGATTGTTACTGTTACGCCTACCGTTATTACCACGACGCCTTCCTCGGGTCTTCCAACGCCTTCCATTGTGGCCGTGACGTACACCGTCCCCGCGTCACAGGGTTCACCGGCATCCGA GGTCACGCCTCCCACTTCTCAAGTTGTTACAACTGTTGCGCCTTCCGCTTCTCAGACTATTGTGACAGTGACACCTGGCGTTGAGCCGGCCTCGCCGGGCCTTGTCGTCACCACCATTACACCCTTGTCTGGAACTCCTGTGGTCATCACACTTCCCGACACCGGCACGCCTTTGGTTCCCGCAACATCCGCCTGGACCACTCAAGCCTTTGTCACGGAAACGATTGTCAGCAATAGCGTGGTCACCATCACGCCTCCTTCAGGCCCACCCG AAACAATCGCCAGCGAAAGCGTCGTCACCGTCACGCCTCCTTCAGGCCCACCCGTTGTAGTCACCATCCCCCAGTCTGTTGCCTTCACTGTGCCCACTGGCGTTTCTG GGACGACTCAAGCTTTTGTCACGGAAACAATCGCCAGCGAAAGCGTCATCACCGTCACGCCTCCTTCAGGCCCACCCGTTGTAGTCACCATCCCCCAGTCTGTTGCCTTCACTGTGCCCACTGGCGTTTCTGGTTTCCCACCTGGGACGACTCAAGCTTTTGTCACGGAAACAATCGCCAGCGAAAGCGTCATCACCGTCACGCCTCCTTCAGGCCCACCGGTGGTAGTCACCATTCCCGAGTCCATTGCCTTCACGGTGCCTACTGGCACTCCACCATTTTCGGCTGGTTTGTCATCATCGACTTCTGGGACAgttcctcctcaaacagTGATTGTGTCTCAAGTAACCATCAGCCAGACCATTTCTCTTGGACCCGGCTCCTCCacggttgttgctgtgacaACACAGGTCACTCTTCCAGCTGACTCGACCCCTACATTATCGGAATCTGGTGTCCTTGTTACACCTTCCCTGGCCACATACACCATCGCTGACTCCTATGGGAATCCAACAATCTTGACTCAATGGACAATCGTTCCTGTCTCGCCTTCAAGCTCCAGCgcaggcggcggcggaggcgatgGAGTGGACGGAACTTTGAGCAGTCCAACTAGGACGGTTCaattcaccaccatctcgccAATTGCGCCCGCCTCTGTGATCACGATACTGCCATCGGTGGTCCCGTCAGTCATCACCATTTGGCCATCGACAGACAGCTTCTTGACGTCGTTTGTTTCGTCAACTTTAGAGGTGCAGTCTGGCAGTGCCTCTCCGTCCGAGATCACCCTCTGGCCTTTGCCAACTTCGACTGACACCACTTGCACAACCTTTTCGACGGGGCACGGCTCTCCAACAATCTCGGGCCTGGGTTCGGCGACGTCTCCATCCTCACTGTCTGTCATCACACTATGGCCATCGACTACCAGTCCTCCCTACTCTGTAATCACAATCTGGCCGTCGGCGGGAGACAGCGCCCTAGCTGGCTGGCCTACGACAAGCACTTGCAACGAGTCTCCGGCCATTCTGACGTCGGTTATTCTCTTGAGCTCGGTCTCTACTCCCTTCACGCCTTTTGGGACCCCGGCGATCTCCCAGAGCAGCGATTccggtgtggtggtggcgcccACAGAGACAGGACAGGCTTTGGGCTCCCAGGGATTGGACACTTCAGCCGGCGCCCTTCCTGAAAGCACCGAGTTGCCGGCTTCGCAGCCTGAAAACACCGAGTCTCCTCCTTCGCAGCCCGAGAACACTGAAGCTCCTGCCAATGAATCCGAGGATTTGATGCCTCCACCGCAAACCCAATTCAACCGCCATGGGCAACACGCAAGGACCACCACGTTGGTTGTTCTGTCTGACAGCACTTTTGGCGGCTATGCCTTCAGCAGTCCGGCCGCAGGCTATGGTGACCTTCCTCCAGGGTACGGGAACCCCGTGGAAACAGCTCAGGCGTCTTCCAGCCAAGGCATTTTCTTCACGGATTCCAGTCTGCCGGTCTCACAGCCCGCGTCGGTTGATATCAGCTTCACCGCGTCTGTTCTTCCAATCTCGACGACTTCCACCGCAGATCTGGCGGCCATGTTGTCATCAATCATGTCTGTCCTTTCGCCCAATGCCACCATTGTCTCTGGACCAGGGCCTGTCTTGACCTCTGTTCCAGCTGCTTCGGACAACAGCACGTCATCTACTCAGCCAAgtctcacctccaccacctaTGCATCATCGAGCAGCGATCTCTTGTTGACTTCAGACAGTATTGTACCAACAGTCACAGCATTGCCAACAACCGCCAGCTCTATGCTAGCCAACATTTCCAGCCTCACTGCAGCCCCCATTGCCACAAGTTTTGCCAGCACTAGCCCGAATGTGAGCACTTCCAGCCGAGGACTTCCTGGTTCAACATGCGGCGCGGTTGGAGATCGGGGAGCAGTGGTGTTCAAG TTTGATGACATCCCTACCATTTCGACCGACAACGACACCGAGGCCAGCAGCTTCCCAGCAATGCCAGTACCCTTCCCGTATCACCGATTCTTCTTCTCTAACGGCTTCAGTGTCGTTCCCCCGCCTCGCACCAAGTTCAAGGCTTCCTCTGGCCAGCAGCTGATCCAGCACAATTCTTCGGTGTCGCCAGTCGCCGAGTTTGGTCTCGCTGAGCTGCGCTCCAATCCCTGCTTTCACTTCAGCTTTTTGGGTGTCAGTCTTGGCTGCGACTCTACATCTGACCCCTGTGTTTTCAACATGACGGGTCTGCGCTGGAACGGCACCGACGACGTTGTCGAGGCACGCCATACCTTTGAGGTGGCTGCTTGCTCCAAGAAGACCGACTGCAGCCTCAGCCATCAGGTTCTGGACTCGGCGGCTGCGTTGCCATTCTCCAATCTGACTTCACTCAACATTTCGTTGTCAGTGGCTGGCAAGCCAGAGACATGGTGGGCGGATGACTTGCAAATTGCTTGGGCCGACAACGACTGCACAGTGGCGGCGTGTCGGTCGCGCGTGCCAAACACGATCATGATTCCGCGCATTTCACAACCGTTTGCCAGTCGAGCCAAGAGACTGTTGCGATGGGCGGTCCGCGGCAAGGATGACAAGTTCTATTGA
- a CDS encoding hypothetical protein (EggNog:ENOG503P5J4; COG:K), which yields MEEPAGIPEKTGQAGTGAGSGPELSSTAAQKKRSRIRFSCTTCRDKKLKCDRQTPCDQCMKRGIEATCEFIPYVTGGSRPGPALPARHHPRDATNPATTTAPAPNSHRSKPAANDSAVHARLRHLEHLVQVLKAQRREAVPVESTAGVAADFGDDFQEDDLPRISARVRETAGMILSDLRYVDASHWESILSDVLSITGSLDRPEDVFQDDDDPIVPPKPERQGQPDLLLGGWPRLSVEELIRYLPPRAIADRLLARLFQAKEPGWIMFHMPSLLRHYEAFWEYPAAMTYTELALLFAMFCNASLYYMKSGEELPGRLGDAGAAYRIYKARCAQCLVLGDYTKPWRYKLEAMILYFGSEYLGQQDAHINVSVILSIIVRLAMHMGLHRDPKHYPDMSPFEGEMRRRLWTVLRDVDILIGFQFGLPGNIPNDLYDTALPRNLHDEDFDENTLELPPSRPETEKTVTLWCIMKGRIVNVFSEITTAMSSRKAPGLSDIMRMDRKIDELATQFPPSLRYRPFSQSVVDPVDIIMQRYQLELLFLKCRIVLHRRYMGYARKDKRYEHSRRVCLEAATKTLRHQYDVHCELQMGGRLSHERSHWFLSSLSTHNFLLADMILCLELWFLKAREGRSPPAVEQSPEMIMTKDQILDILRTSRLIWQGRRKESAEANKAFNILTKMLSLSTGESLDGSPESSNNSAYDRLETSSYPAVPVMTFAGLETGLHPAPGLGSQAPQTIVPTGWAPVAGGELPLDGQVAVTWGHGFQQDLPNLGHVDGLMDPNLGGDWTLWDNQILNSSDGVPQIAWDTFFQAGGYGL from the exons ATGGAAGAGCCAGCTGGGATCCCGGAGAAGACTGGGCAAGCGGGGACGGGCGCCGGGTCCGGCCCGGAGTTATCCTCGACAGCAGcacagaagaagagaagtCGCATCCGCTTCTCTTGCACAACCTGCAGGGACAAGAA ATTGAAATGTGACCGCCAAACCCCATGCGACCAGTGCATGAAGCGAGGGATAGAGGCTACTTGTGAATTCATCCCCTATGTCACTGGCGGGTCCCGCCCCGGACCGGCTCTTCCTGCGCGTCATCACCCAAGAGACGCCACGAATCCTGCTACGACGACAGCACCTGCACCTAACAGCCACCGCTCCAAGCCCGCTGCCAACGACTCGGCCGTGCATGCCCGGCTCCGACACCTTGAGCACCTCGTCCAGGTTCTCAAAGCCCAACGCCGTGAAGCAGTCCCTGTTGAATCAACCGCCGGTGTGGCCGCCGACTTTGGTGACGATTTCCAGGAGGATGACCTTCCCCGCATATCAGCCCGCGTCAGAGAGACGGCTGGAATGATTTTGAGCGATTTGCGTTACGTTGATGCCTCCCACTGGGAATCTATCCTCAGCGAT GTTCTAAGTATCACCGGAAGTCTGGACAGACCTGAAGATGTGTTccaggacgatgatgacCCCATTGTTCCGCCCAAACCTGAGCGTCAAGGACAACCCGACTTGTTGTTGGGCGGCTGGCCAAGGCTCTCTGTCGAAGAGTTGATTCGCTATCTGCCTCCTCGTGCTATTGCTGACCGACTGCTTGCCCGTCTATTCCAGGCCAAAGAACCGGGATGGATCATGTTCCACATGCCCAGTCTTCTCAGGCACTACGAAGCCTTTTGGGAGTACCCCGCCGCCATGACTTACACCGAGCTCGCCCTTCTCTTTGCCATGTTCTGCAATGCCTCGTTGTACTATATGAAGAGTGGCGAAGAGCTGCCCGGCAGACTCGGCGATGCTGGTGCGGCGTACAGGATCTACAAGGCCCGGTGTGCCCAGTGTCTGGTTTTGGGTGACTACACCAAGCCCTGGCGCTACAAGCTGGAAGCCATGATTCTTTACTTTGGGTCGGAATATCTCGGCCAACAAGACGCACATATCAACGTCTCGGTCATACTGTCCATTATCGTCCGCCTTGCCATGCACATGGGCCTGCACCGCGACCCGAAGCACTATCCAGACATGTCCCCATTCGAGGGGGAAATGCGCCGGCGGCTGTGGACCGTGTTGAGAGACGTGGATATTCTGATTGGTTTTCAGTTTGGTCTGCCAGGCAACATACCAAACGACTTGTACGACACAGCCCTTCCGCGAAACCTTCACGACGAGGACTTTGACGAGAACACCTTGGAGCTGCCCCCATCACGACCAGAAACAGAGAAAACGGTGACGTTGTGGTGCATCATGAAGGGCCGCATCGTCAATGTCTTTTCCGAAATCACCACGGCCATGAGCTCGCGAAAGGCGCCGGGGCTTTCCGACATTATGCGCATGGATCGAAAGATTGACGAGCTCGCGACGCAGTTCCCGCCCAGCCTCCGCTATCGACCTTTCAGCCAGTCGGTAGTGGACCCGGTAGACATTATCATGCAACGGTACCAGCTCGAGCTGCTGTTTCTCAAGTGCCGCATCGTCCTGCACCGGCGGTACATGGGTTACGCCCGCAAAGACAAGCGGTACGAGCACTCTCGGCGTGTCTGTCTCGAAGCTGCGACCAAGACGCTCCGTCATCAGTACGACGTTCATTGCGAGCTTCAGATGGGTGGCCGCTTGTCGCACGAGCGCAGCCATTGGTTCTTGAGCAGTTTGAGCACCCACAACTTTCTTTTGGCGGATATGATCCTCTGTCTAGAGCTGTGGTTTCTCAAAGCCAGGGAAGGGCGGAGCCCTCCGGCCGTTGAGCAGTCTCCCGAGATGATCATGACGAAGGACCAGATTCTGGATATCTTGCGGACATCACGGCTGATTTGGCAAGGGAGGCGAAAGGAGTCGGCCGAGGCCAACAAGGCGTTCAATATTCTCACAAAAATGCTGTCTTTGTCCACGGGCGAGAGCCTTGATGGGAGCCCGGAGTCGAGTAACAATAGCGCATACGACAGGCTTGAGACTTCTTCGTATCCGGCAGTGCCAGTTATGACGTTTGCTGGTCTGGAGACGGGGCTGCATCCAGCGCCGGGGCTCGGGTCGCAAGCTCCGCAAACGATAGTTCCCACGGGGTGGGCACCTGTTGCCGGAGGCGAGTTGCCGCTGGACGGGCAGGTGGCTGTCACTTGGGGACATGGATTCCAGCAAGACCTTCCAAATTTGGGACATGTGGATGGGCTGATGGATCCGAATTTGGGGGGTGATTGG ACACTCTGGGACAATCAAATCTTGAACTCCAGCGATGGGGTACCACAGATAGCATGGGATACGTTTTTTCAAGCAGGAGGATATGGGCTTTGA
- a CDS encoding hypothetical protein (COG:S; EggNog:ENOG503NZUC): protein MPPSTHTLTRPFHRLAHLLSRAARAAWYPIHGIWYFLRHPEFYPIFVGRLLPLSIISFLVYFILFTFTFIPQFLLLYIFQGRAGALINTTVLVLGEGLVLIQALFEGLFVDECRVDIFDATLINHGFVDLIAPQRVLFVDAPNSVKMLGKPTSRAEYSPFSWIQIFELVACLPLNLIPYIGTPAFIMITGSRVGKLSHYRWYKLRGIDKKTMKRDLHFKSWDYLWFGTVAMVLQLIPVLSFFFLLTTTSAAAMWAAKMEELSRVRVGRPVTAQDRVEQETDDPVYHDDPV, encoded by the exons ATGCCGCCCAGTACACACACCTTGACTCGTCCCTTTCACCGCTTGGCGCATCTGCTATCACGCGCCGCCAGGGCCGCTTGGTACCCCATCCACGGCATCTGGTACTTTTTGCGACACCCAGAATTCTACCCCATCTTCGTCGGCCGGCTGCTCCCTCTCTCTATCATATCATTCCTCGTCTACTTTATCTTGTTTACCTTCACTTTTATTCCCCAATTTTTGCTTCTCTATATCTTCCAAGGACGCGCCGGCGCGTTGATAAACACAACCGTCCTCGTGCTGGGAGAGGGTCTGGTGCTGATACAGGCGCTGTTCGAAGGCCTGTTTGTCGACGAATGTCGCGTGGATATTTTCGAT GCCACCTTGATTAACCATGGCTTCGTCGACCTCATTGCGCCGCAGCGCGTCCTCTTCGTCGATGCCCCGAACTCGGTCAAGATGCTGGGCAAACCCACAAGCCGCGCCGAATACTCGCCGTTCAGCTGGATCCAAATCTTCGAGCTGGTCGCCTGCCTTCCCCTCAACCTTATTCCCTACATTGGCACACCCGCCTTCATCATGATAACCGGGTCGCGTGTGGGAAAACTCTCGCACTACCGATGGTACAAGCTGCGTGGAATTGACAAGAAGACCATGAAGAGAGATTTGCATTTCAAGAGCTGGGACTACCTGTGGTTTGGCACAGTGGCTATGGTTCTGCAGCTAATCCCGGTGctgagcttcttctttttgctgacCACCACTTCGGCGGCAGCAATGTgggcggccaagatggaaGAGTTGTCTCGTGTGCGGGTGGGTAGGCCAGTCACTGCGCAGGACCGAGTTGAACAGGAAACAGACGACCCGGTGTACCACGATGACCCTGTCTAG
- a CDS encoding hypothetical protein (EggNog:ENOG503PY5R), translated as MKANFLPVIALLLTPALAAPFAEPEAEAEFTPMARDMTPRAAFNEAEVFAFAPPASCKVLNCISVISSAVCVANAIDDDDYKAILKCAKKDQLCGCAGCFSKLNGFLEKWGIC; from the exons ATGAAGGCCAacttcctccccgtcatTGCCCTGCTCCTCAcccccgccctcgccgctcCCTTTGCCGAgcccgaggccgaggccgagttcACCCCCATGGCCAGGGACATGACTCCCCGCGCCGCCTTCAACGAAGCCGAAG TCTTCGCCTTCGCCCCTCCGGCCTCCTGCAAGGTCCTGAACTGCATCAGCGTCATCAGCTCGGCCGTCTGCGTCGCCAACGCCATCGACGATGATGACTACAAGGCTATCCTCAAGTGCGCCAAGAAGGACCAG CTGTGCGGCTGCGCTGGCTGCTTCAGCAAGCTCAATGGCTTCTTGGAGAAGTGGGGGATCTGCTAA